The following coding sequences are from one Triticum dicoccoides isolate Atlit2015 ecotype Zavitan chromosome 4A, WEW_v2.0, whole genome shotgun sequence window:
- the LOC119287021 gene encoding 1,4-dihydroxy-2-naphthoyl-CoA thioesterase 1-like: MGDATASASASTKTAELDAPLSALGFEIEEVSPSRLTGRLLVTDTCCQPFKVLHGGVSALIAEGLASMGAHMASGYRRVAGMQLSINHFRSAAAGDTVLARAVPVHIGRSTQVWEVKLWKMDASTQGEGPQIAEARVTLLCNLPVLDEMRSAGESLRKYSKL; encoded by the exons ATGGGGGACGCCACGGCCTCGGCCTCGGCGAGCACCAAGACGGCGGAGCTGGACGCGCCGCTCAGCGCCCTGGGCTtcgagatcgaggaggtctcgccgTCGCGGCTCACCGGCCGCCTCCTCGTCACGGACACCTGCTGCCAG CCGTTCAAGGTGCTGCACGGCGGCGTGTCGGCGCTGATAGCGGAGGGCCTGGCGAGCATGGGCGCGCACATGGCGTCGGGATACCGCCGCGTCGCCGGCATGCAGCTCAGCATCAACCACTTCCggagcgccgccgccggcgacACCGTCCTCGCGCGGGCCGTCCCCGTCCACATCGGCCGCTCCACCCAG GTATGGGAGGTGAAGCTCTGGAAGATGGATGCATCCACACAGGGGGAAGGGCCTCAAATCGCCGAGGCAAGGGTCACGCTCCTCTGTAATCTGCCGGTGCTGGATGAGATGAGAAGTGCGGGAGAATCCCTTAGAAAATACTCTAAATTGTAA